The Dioscorea cayenensis subsp. rotundata cultivar TDr96_F1 chromosome 7, TDr96_F1_v2_PseudoChromosome.rev07_lg8_w22 25.fasta, whole genome shotgun sequence genome includes a region encoding these proteins:
- the LOC120264769 gene encoding protein NRT1/ PTR FAMILY 2.7-like isoform X1: MASKEQDDQSHEPDVAHDHESQTTPKQGGWITFPFIIGNVFGMTLSFSGATGNIVVYLIKYYNFKSIDAAQLINIINGSSSFSPLLGAIISDSFIGCLPVIIFSSIASLFSIIILTLTAGIKAFRPSNLHTLPTSSQLGLLYTALALYVVGTGGTRYNIMAMGADQLSNVDDQDVFFNWYFIVFYMAGVIGITVIVYIEDSISWVLGYGICSAVNALAVLSLLLGLKYYRRPGLKENPFIAIARVIVAGFRKRKFELSTETVAYYHHPSERADQPPSQTFRCMNRAAVIQQGDVAIDGNIARSWSLCTVKEVEDLKTLIRIVPLWTSTITISISIATQASLSVLQALTMDRSLGPRLLVPAGSFYVTTLLTTCLTLFILDRAIYPLCHRLTSYTPTPLQRIGIGQAFNIAAMAASALVERQRSTIVHEHQAESQPAWIVPMSAFWLVLPCMLTGIGEAFHFPGQIAFYYQEFPESLKSTSTGMIAVILSVGFYSSTGLVEVVRRATSWLPDNLNSSRLENVYWLLTVMTSINFTYYILCAKLYKYKRDKNVVVAANSEQYCL; encoded by the exons GGAATGTATTTGGGATGACATTGAGCTTCAGTGGAGCCACAGGGAACATCGTAGTATATCTGATAAAATACTACAACTTCAAGAGCATAGACGCAGCTCAactcatcaacatcatcaatgGCTCCTCCAGCTTCTCTCCCTTGCTGGGCGCCATCATCTCCGACTCCTTCATCGGCTGCCTCCCCGTCATCATCTTCTCCTCGATTGCCTCTCTCTTT AGTATCATCATACTCACACTTACAGCGGGAATCAAAGCATTCAGACCATCAAACTTGCACACTTTACCGACCAGTTCCCAACTAGGACTTCTATACACAGCGTTAGCCTTATACGTTGTGGGGACTGGTGGCACAAGGTACAACATAATGGCCATGGGAGCTGACCAGTTGAGCAATGTGGATGACCAAGACGTCTTCTTCAATTGGTACTTCATAGTTTTCTACATGGCAGGAGTCATTGGAATCACTGTTATTGTCTATATTGAAGATAGCATTAGTTGGGTGCTTGGATATGGGATTTGTTCAGCAGTGAATGCTCTGGCTGTGctttctttgcttcttggacTTAAATATTATCGTCGGCCAGGGCTGAAAGAGAACCCGTTTATAGCAATTGCACGTGTCATTGTGGCTGGCTTTAGGAAGAGAAAGTTTGAATTGTCGACGGAGACGGTGGCTTACTACCACCATCCATCGGAGAGAGCTGATCAGCCGCCTTCTCAAACCTTCAG GTGCATGAACCGAGCAGCGGTGATACAACAAGGGGACGTAGCCATAGACGGCAACATAGCCCGGTCATGGAGTTTGTGCACTGTTAAAGAAGTAGAGGatctaaaaaccctaatccgcaTTGTTCCCCTCTGGACTTCCACCATCACCATCAGCATCTCCATCGCCACCCAAGCCAGCCTCTCAGTCCTCCAAGCTCTAACCATGGACCGTTCTCTCGGCCCCCGTCTCTTGGTCCCCGCCGGATCCTTCTACGTCACCACCTTGCTCACCACTTGCCTCACCCTCTTCATCCTTGACCGTGCCATCTATCCTCTCTGCCACCGTCTCACCTCCTATACTCCCACGCCTCTCCAACGCATCGGCATTGGCCAAGCTTTCAACATCGCTGCTATGGCTGCCTCCGCTCTCGTCGAGCGCCAGCGTTCAACCATTGTTCATGAACACCAAGCTGAAAGCCAACCTGCCTGGATTGTGCCGATGTCGGCGTTTTGGCTTGTGCTGCCTTGCATGCTCACCGGCATCGGAGAAGCCTTTCATTTTCCGGGACAGATAGCATTTTACTACCAGGAGTTTCCTGAATCTTTGAAAAGCACATCAACGGGGATGATTGCGGTCATTTTGTCAGTAGGGTTTTATAGCAGCACAGGACTTGTGGAGGTGGTCCGGCGAGCCACCAGTTGGCTGCCGGATAACTTGAACTCATCTAGATTAGAGAATGTCTATTGGTTGTTGACAGTGATGACTAGTATCAACTTCACTTACTATATTTTGTGTGCTAAGCTTTATAAGTACAAGCGAGACAAGAATGTAGTTGTGGCTGCAAACTCTGAACAGTACTGCCTGTAG
- the LOC120264769 gene encoding protein NRT1/ PTR FAMILY 2.6-like isoform X2, translating to MTLSFSGATGNIVVYLIKYYNFKSIDAAQLINIINGSSSFSPLLGAIISDSFIGCLPVIIFSSIASLFSIIILTLTAGIKAFRPSNLHTLPTSSQLGLLYTALALYVVGTGGTRYNIMAMGADQLSNVDDQDVFFNWYFIVFYMAGVIGITVIVYIEDSISWVLGYGICSAVNALAVLSLLLGLKYYRRPGLKENPFIAIARVIVAGFRKRKFELSTETVAYYHHPSERADQPPSQTFRCMNRAAVIQQGDVAIDGNIARSWSLCTVKEVEDLKTLIRIVPLWTSTITISISIATQASLSVLQALTMDRSLGPRLLVPAGSFYVTTLLTTCLTLFILDRAIYPLCHRLTSYTPTPLQRIGIGQAFNIAAMAASALVERQRSTIVHEHQAESQPAWIVPMSAFWLVLPCMLTGIGEAFHFPGQIAFYYQEFPESLKSTSTGMIAVILSVGFYSSTGLVEVVRRATSWLPDNLNSSRLENVYWLLTVMTSINFTYYILCAKLYKYKRDKNVVVAANSEQYCL from the exons ATGACATTGAGCTTCAGTGGAGCCACAGGGAACATCGTAGTATATCTGATAAAATACTACAACTTCAAGAGCATAGACGCAGCTCAactcatcaacatcatcaatgGCTCCTCCAGCTTCTCTCCCTTGCTGGGCGCCATCATCTCCGACTCCTTCATCGGCTGCCTCCCCGTCATCATCTTCTCCTCGATTGCCTCTCTCTTT AGTATCATCATACTCACACTTACAGCGGGAATCAAAGCATTCAGACCATCAAACTTGCACACTTTACCGACCAGTTCCCAACTAGGACTTCTATACACAGCGTTAGCCTTATACGTTGTGGGGACTGGTGGCACAAGGTACAACATAATGGCCATGGGAGCTGACCAGTTGAGCAATGTGGATGACCAAGACGTCTTCTTCAATTGGTACTTCATAGTTTTCTACATGGCAGGAGTCATTGGAATCACTGTTATTGTCTATATTGAAGATAGCATTAGTTGGGTGCTTGGATATGGGATTTGTTCAGCAGTGAATGCTCTGGCTGTGctttctttgcttcttggacTTAAATATTATCGTCGGCCAGGGCTGAAAGAGAACCCGTTTATAGCAATTGCACGTGTCATTGTGGCTGGCTTTAGGAAGAGAAAGTTTGAATTGTCGACGGAGACGGTGGCTTACTACCACCATCCATCGGAGAGAGCTGATCAGCCGCCTTCTCAAACCTTCAG GTGCATGAACCGAGCAGCGGTGATACAACAAGGGGACGTAGCCATAGACGGCAACATAGCCCGGTCATGGAGTTTGTGCACTGTTAAAGAAGTAGAGGatctaaaaaccctaatccgcaTTGTTCCCCTCTGGACTTCCACCATCACCATCAGCATCTCCATCGCCACCCAAGCCAGCCTCTCAGTCCTCCAAGCTCTAACCATGGACCGTTCTCTCGGCCCCCGTCTCTTGGTCCCCGCCGGATCCTTCTACGTCACCACCTTGCTCACCACTTGCCTCACCCTCTTCATCCTTGACCGTGCCATCTATCCTCTCTGCCACCGTCTCACCTCCTATACTCCCACGCCTCTCCAACGCATCGGCATTGGCCAAGCTTTCAACATCGCTGCTATGGCTGCCTCCGCTCTCGTCGAGCGCCAGCGTTCAACCATTGTTCATGAACACCAAGCTGAAAGCCAACCTGCCTGGATTGTGCCGATGTCGGCGTTTTGGCTTGTGCTGCCTTGCATGCTCACCGGCATCGGAGAAGCCTTTCATTTTCCGGGACAGATAGCATTTTACTACCAGGAGTTTCCTGAATCTTTGAAAAGCACATCAACGGGGATGATTGCGGTCATTTTGTCAGTAGGGTTTTATAGCAGCACAGGACTTGTGGAGGTGGTCCGGCGAGCCACCAGTTGGCTGCCGGATAACTTGAACTCATCTAGATTAGAGAATGTCTATTGGTTGTTGACAGTGATGACTAGTATCAACTTCACTTACTATATTTTGTGTGCTAAGCTTTATAAGTACAAGCGAGACAAGAATGTAGTTGTGGCTGCAAACTCTGAACAGTACTGCCTGTAG